Proteins found in one Salvelinus alpinus chromosome 11, SLU_Salpinus.1, whole genome shotgun sequence genomic segment:
- the LOC139534342 gene encoding E3 ubiquitin-protein ligase TRIM47-like has protein sequence MSALPRCCICLDDFTSPVSIPCGHRFCLGCIGEYWRLHGACQCPLCMTCFPIRPQLKTKPTLHNVAPWEENQAALRAGEVPCDICPEKRCRAVKSCLVCLASYCEMHLEPHYRDSALGRHPLVTVWKNLDEPVCRLHGRRLARFCRSDQTCVCAMCVQTDHRGHRVVTIAMEATKKKVKLKKSMMKFQQMIQERLKKMEDLQQSVELVEVTEEKQKAAERRAEGFVKEMEQEITELQRRSTELEQLSHTEDHLTLLQRFPSLSTPLHYKDWSHIIKSLIQELQEKLEISSKDSRKLH, from the exons ATGTCTGCACTGCCTCGATGCTGCATCTGTCTAGATGACTTCACCAGTCCAGTCTCTATCCCCTGTGGCCATCGCTTCTGCTTGGGCTGTATCGGGGAGTACTGGAGACTCCATGGTGCCTGCCAGTGTCCCCTCTGTATGACATGTTTCCCCATAAG GCCACAGCTAAAAACGAAGCCAACCCTACATAATGTTGCCCCGTGGGAGGAAAACCAAGCcgcactcagagcaggtgaggtgcCCTGCGATATCTGTCCAGAAAAGCGGTGTAGAGCAGTGAAGTCATGTCTGGTGTGCCTGGCCTCGTACTGTGAGATGCACCTGGAGCCTCACTACAGGGACTCGGCTCTAGGGCGCCATCCACTGGTCACTGTGTGGAAGAACCTGGATGAGCCTGTCTGTAGACTCCACGGGAGGAGGTTGGCCAGGTTTTGTCGGAGCGATCAGACCTGCGTCTGTGCTATGTGTGTCCAGACTGATCACAGGGGTCATCGGGTGGTCACCATCGCCATGGAAGCAACAAAAAAGAAG GTTAAGCTAAAGAAGTCCATGATGAAGTTTCAGCAGATGATCCAGGAGAGACTGAAGAAGATGGAGGACCTCCAACAGTCAGTGGAGCTCGTTGAAGTGACTGAAGAGAAGCAGAAAGCAGCAGAGAGGCGGGCTGAAGGGTTCGTCAAAGAGATGGAACAGGAaatcactgagctacagaggagaaGCACTGAGCTGGAGCAGCTCTCACACACTGAGGACCACCTCACCCTTCTACAA AGATTTCCATCACTGTCCACTCCTCTACACTACAAGGATTGGTCACACATCATCAAGTCCCTGATCCAAGAACTACAGGAGAAACTAGAAATATCCTCAAAAGATAGTAGAAAACTACATTGA